Proteins encoded within one genomic window of Gloeobacter kilaueensis JS1:
- a CDS encoding Spy/CpxP family protein refolding chaperone — protein sequence MCNFKLLLLVTLSWCSSFALAFAQTPPESLDLRGLNLTPDQRSQLQDIRREDQQSAAPIRDGLNTQLNQLRDLYTSDAPDEQVRSQYDRMQVYRQRLERARFDNLMHIRGVLTLEQRAQLRSQFGQRRRTNFSFARP from the coding sequence ATGTGCAATTTTAAGCTTCTGCTTCTGGTCACACTCAGTTGGTGTTCGAGTTTCGCCCTTGCCTTCGCCCAGACTCCCCCCGAATCCCTCGACCTGCGCGGTCTCAACCTCACCCCCGACCAGCGCAGCCAGCTGCAGGACATCCGCCGCGAAGATCAGCAGTCGGCAGCTCCGATCCGCGACGGCCTCAACACCCAACTCAATCAACTGCGGGACCTCTACACCAGCGACGCCCCCGACGAGCAGGTGCGCTCCCAGTACGACCGGATGCAGGTCTATCGCCAGCGGCTCGAACGCGCCCGCTTCGACAACCTGATGCACATCCGGGGCGTGCTCACCCTCGAACAGCGCGCCCAACTGCGCAGCCAGTTCGGCCAGCGCCGCCGCACCAACTTCTCCTTTGCCCGCCCTTAA
- a CDS encoding sigma-70 family RNA polymerase sigma factor yields MRADATVTQVSDEQLVQRASRSDSQAFRELYQRYVAKVRGLLFQMTGDGDGLDDLTQEVFVKVFRALPSFRGDSQFSTWLFRIAVNCCQDARRRRGRRPVAVPIDQLPLAAHSEDPLKRLDREELVARALQTLKDEHRLVVVLHDLQDRPQEEIAKILNVPVGTVKSRLFYARRQLREWFYAQGIEL; encoded by the coding sequence ATGCGTGCGGACGCAACTGTGACACAGGTGAGCGATGAGCAGCTTGTCCAGCGGGCAAGCCGCTCCGACAGTCAGGCATTTCGAGAACTCTATCAGCGTTACGTGGCAAAGGTTCGCGGTCTGCTCTTTCAGATGACGGGCGACGGTGACGGACTCGACGATCTGACCCAGGAAGTTTTCGTCAAGGTCTTCCGGGCGCTGCCGTCCTTCCGGGGTGATTCTCAATTTTCGACCTGGCTATTTCGCATCGCCGTCAACTGTTGCCAGGATGCCCGCCGCCGTCGGGGCCGCCGCCCCGTCGCCGTCCCCATCGATCAGCTCCCGCTTGCGGCCCACAGCGAAGATCCGCTCAAGCGCCTCGACCGCGAGGAACTGGTCGCCCGTGCCCTCCAGACCCTCAAAGACGAGCATCGCCTGGTCGTCGTCCTGCACGACCTGCAGGACCGGCCCCAGGAAGAAATTGCAAAAATATTGAACGTGCCGGTTGGCACGGTCAAATCCCGCCTCTTCTATGCGCGCCGCCAGTTGCGCGAATGGTTCTACGCCCAGGGGATCGAGCTATGA
- a CDS encoding pyridoxal-phosphate dependent enzyme translates to MSSFSDTKILAPAVGDPLTLIGNTPLVELTKFDTGLCRLFVKLENQNPGGSIKDRIGRSMIEAAEREGRLKPGGTLIEATAGNTGLGLALVAASRGYRLILVIPDKMAQEKVFHLRALGAQVVMTRSDVGKGHPDYYQDRAERLASEIPGAFYVNQFANPANPRAHEETTGPEIWEQVGHDLDAVVCGVGSGGTITGLGRYFRRVAPHVQMVLADPKGSILADYVRTGTVGEAGSWAVEGIGEDFIPPLSDLSLVSEAFVISDAESFVTARELVRREGILGGSSSGTLLAAALRYCQAQSTPKRVVTFICDSGNKYLSKMYNDFWMADQGYLTRPPAGDLRDLISRRHDEGATLSVGPDDTLLTTYNRMRLSDVSQLPVLSGDRVVGIVDESDLLLAVYKRDCQFTSPVTMAMTSHLETLAPDAPLEALLPIFDQGYVAIVVEGERFLGLITRIDMLNYLRRNTSQP, encoded by the coding sequence ATGTCCAGCTTCTCGGATACAAAGATTCTCGCTCCGGCTGTGGGCGATCCGCTGACGCTCATCGGCAATACGCCGCTGGTGGAGCTGACAAAATTCGATACTGGTCTTTGCAGGCTCTTCGTCAAGCTCGAAAACCAGAACCCCGGCGGTTCGATCAAGGACCGGATCGGTCGCTCGATGATCGAGGCGGCGGAGCGCGAGGGCCGTCTCAAGCCGGGGGGCACCCTCATCGAGGCGACGGCGGGCAACACTGGCCTGGGTCTTGCCCTGGTGGCCGCGAGCCGGGGCTACCGGCTGATTCTCGTCATTCCCGACAAGATGGCCCAGGAAAAGGTCTTCCACCTGAGAGCCCTCGGTGCCCAGGTGGTGATGACCCGTTCCGACGTCGGCAAGGGCCACCCCGACTACTACCAGGACAGAGCGGAGCGCCTGGCATCCGAAATTCCCGGTGCCTTTTACGTCAACCAGTTTGCCAACCCGGCCAATCCCCGCGCCCACGAGGAGACGACCGGCCCCGAAATTTGGGAACAGGTAGGCCACGACCTTGATGCGGTGGTCTGCGGCGTCGGTTCTGGCGGCACGATTACTGGCCTCGGGCGCTATTTTCGCCGGGTCGCTCCCCACGTCCAGATGGTTCTAGCCGATCCAAAAGGCTCGATTCTTGCTGATTACGTGCGCACAGGAACAGTCGGTGAGGCCGGTTCCTGGGCGGTAGAGGGCATCGGCGAAGATTTTATCCCGCCGCTGTCGGACCTGTCGCTGGTGAGCGAAGCCTTCGTCATAAGCGACGCCGAGAGCTTTGTGACCGCCCGCGAACTGGTGCGGCGCGAGGGCATCTTAGGCGGCTCCTCCTCCGGTACGCTGCTGGCGGCGGCCCTGCGCTACTGTCAGGCCCAGAGCACGCCCAAACGGGTCGTCACCTTTATCTGCGACAGCGGCAACAAGTACCTCTCCAAGATGTACAACGACTTCTGGATGGCGGACCAGGGCTATCTTACCCGGCCACCGGCGGGCGACCTGCGCGATTTGATTTCCCGGCGGCACGACGAAGGGGCGACCCTCAGCGTCGGTCCCGACGACACACTGCTTACCACCTACAACCGGATGCGCCTGAGCGATGTCTCGCAGCTGCCGGTGCTCTCAGGGGATCGGGTGGTGGGCATCGTCGATGAGTCGGATCTGCTGCTTGCCGTCTACAAGCGCGACTGTCAGTTCACAAGCCCTGTGACCATGGCGATGACCAGCCACCTTGAGACCCTTGCCCCCGACGCTCCCCTCGAAGCGCTCCTGCCCATCTTCGATCAGGGTTACGTCGCCATCGTCGTCGAGGGTGAGCGCTTTTTGGGCCTCATCACCCGCATCGACATGCTCAATTACCTGCGCCGCAATACGAGTCAACCATGA
- a CDS encoding trans-sulfuration enzyme family protein, protein MSDSSNRPYNFDTRAIHAGQEPDPATGAIMTPIYATSTYVQQSPGVHKGYEYSRSQNPTRAAYERCVADLEGGSRGFAFASGLAAMATILDTLESGSHIVAMDDLYGGSYRLFERVRRRSAGLDFSFVNLADPAALEAALRPETRLIWVESPTNPLLRLVDLKAVAQVARERGILTVCDNTFASPWVQRPLESGIDLVVHSATKYLNGHSDIVGGIVVVGDNPALAEQLAFLQNAVGAIAGPFDSFLALRGLKTLHLRMERHCANALTIARWLEEQPFIEKVIYPGLTSHPQHALACRQMRGFGGIVTAILRGGLPASRRFLERCRLFALAESLGGVESLIEHPAIMTHASIPPERRAELGIDDGLIRLSVGVEDVDDLIGDLRTAAG, encoded by the coding sequence ATGAGTGATTCTTCTAACCGCCCCTACAATTTTGACACTCGCGCCATCCACGCCGGTCAGGAGCCGGACCCGGCCACCGGCGCAATTATGACGCCCATCTACGCCACATCGACCTACGTCCAGCAGAGCCCCGGTGTTCACAAAGGCTACGAGTACTCCCGCAGCCAGAACCCGACCCGCGCCGCCTACGAGCGCTGCGTGGCGGATCTCGAAGGCGGCAGCCGGGGCTTTGCCTTCGCCTCGGGCCTTGCGGCGATGGCGACGATTCTCGATACCCTCGAAAGTGGCTCCCACATCGTTGCGATGGATGACCTCTACGGCGGGTCCTACCGGCTCTTCGAGCGGGTGCGCCGCCGCTCGGCGGGCCTCGATTTTAGCTTTGTCAACCTGGCGGACCCAGCAGCGCTCGAAGCCGCCCTCCGCCCCGAGACCCGGCTCATCTGGGTGGAGAGTCCGACCAACCCGCTCCTCAGGCTGGTGGACCTCAAGGCGGTGGCCCAGGTTGCCCGCGAGCGCGGCATTCTCACCGTCTGCGACAACACCTTCGCCTCCCCCTGGGTGCAGCGCCCGCTCGAATCGGGCATCGACCTGGTCGTCCATTCGGCCACCAAGTACCTGAACGGTCACTCGGATATCGTGGGCGGCATCGTCGTCGTGGGCGACAACCCGGCTCTCGCTGAACAGCTCGCTTTTTTGCAGAACGCCGTGGGAGCGATCGCCGGTCCCTTCGATAGCTTTCTTGCCCTGCGCGGCCTCAAGACTTTGCACCTGCGCATGGAGCGCCACTGCGCCAACGCCCTCACCATCGCCCGCTGGCTCGAAGAACAGCCTTTTATCGAAAAAGTGATCTACCCCGGCCTGACGAGCCATCCCCAGCACGCTCTCGCCTGCCGCCAGATGCGCGGCTTTGGGGGCATCGTCACGGCCATCCTGCGCGGTGGGCTGCCCGCCTCGCGCCGCTTCCTGGAGCGCTGTCGGCTGTTTGCCCTTGCCGAGAGCCTGGGGGGGGTCGAGAGCCTCATCGAGCATCCGGCAATTATGACCCACGCCTCGATTCCGCCGGAGCGCCGCGCTGAACTGGGTATCGACGACGGTTTGATTCGCCTTTCGGTCGGCGTCGAGGACGTGGACGATCTCATCGGCGATCTGCGCACAGCAGCGGGCTGA
- a CDS encoding cytochrome c oxidase subunit II, with product MVNLRRILDRGTLLQILVLTAAAVVVGAFGLWLGSCTGWLLPVAASAEAQAVDGLFRLELTLAAIVAGSVLALVLYMAIAFRRAGEDTSDGPNIQDNERLQQLWTLLPVVLVAFLTVYGYQVYRQLIVTTPLNFGHAHPLVAPEAQLSSGPAPIQIEVVAHQWGWTFFYPGHPAKSELHLPAGQQVNLTMRSEDVIHGFWIPAFRLKQDVIPGRTIPLNLRPLRVGRYVLECTQLCGLYHGAMRARVVVELPEDYERWLDSTPGASGR from the coding sequence ATGGTCAATCTTCGCCGAATCCTGGATCGAGGAACGCTTCTGCAGATCCTGGTATTGACCGCAGCAGCGGTGGTCGTCGGGGCTTTTGGTCTCTGGCTTGGTAGCTGTACAGGCTGGCTATTGCCGGTGGCGGCGAGTGCTGAGGCGCAGGCTGTCGATGGCTTGTTTCGGCTGGAGTTGACGCTCGCGGCGATAGTCGCCGGTTCGGTTCTGGCCCTTGTCCTCTATATGGCGATTGCCTTCAGGCGGGCGGGCGAAGATACCAGTGACGGTCCGAATATTCAGGACAACGAGCGGCTGCAGCAGCTATGGACGTTGCTCCCGGTGGTGCTGGTGGCGTTTTTGACGGTGTACGGCTATCAGGTCTACCGCCAGCTCATCGTCACCACTCCCCTCAACTTTGGTCACGCCCACCCACTGGTCGCCCCAGAAGCACAGTTGTCCAGTGGTCCAGCCCCGATTCAGATCGAGGTGGTCGCCCACCAGTGGGGCTGGACGTTCTTCTACCCCGGCCACCCGGCCAAGAGCGAACTGCACCTGCCCGCCGGTCAGCAGGTCAATCTCACGATGCGCTCCGAGGACGTAATTCACGGTTTCTGGATACCCGCTTTTCGGCTCAAGCAGGACGTGATCCCAGGCCGGACGATCCCCTTGAACTTGCGGCCCCTGCGCGTTGGTCGCTACGTGCTCGAATGCACGCAGTTGTGCGGTCTTTACCACGGAGCGATGCGCGCTCGGGTGGTGGTCGAGCTACCCGAGGACTACGAGCGCTGGCTCGATTCGACTCCAGGAGCAAGCGGACGATGA
- the ctaD gene encoding cytochrome c oxidase subunit I: MTSLAGQSSEERQPVTGSNWRVYFSFSTDHKVIGIQYLVTTFCFYLVGGLMAMLIRAELATANLNLVSPATYNGLFTLHATIMIFLWVIPASVGMGNYLVPLMIGAEDMAFPRLNAASFWIIPVAGLLLLSSYLLPGGPAQSGWWSYPPVSLQAAPGLLPAGELIWIVSVVLLGISSLLAAFNLMSTILAMRVEGMTLFRMPVFVWNMLVVSMMTLLGVPVLTAALVLLAFDLTAGTGFFNPARGGDPLVYQHMFWFYSHPAVYIMFLPAAGMVSEILPTFSREPLFGYRTIVISTVAIAVIGFSVWVHHMFASGTPDWVRLFFMVTSMTIAVPTGLKVFNWIATMWRGRLWLTAPMLFAMGFVVMFVMGGVTGIMLATVPVDIHVSNTYFVVAHLHYVLFGASVLGLYAGIYYWFPKMTGRIMSEALGKLHFWLTIAGLNLAFLPMHAVGLLGMPRRVAVYLPEFQNLNVFISLGGFLLGISTLPFIFNAVFSWLVGKEAGDDPWRSHGLEWLTSSPPPVKNFTAPPKITAGPYEYGILGKGAGPVDPSR, from the coding sequence ATGACGAGCCTTGCCGGTCAAAGTAGCGAGGAGCGCCAGCCCGTCACTGGCAGCAACTGGCGTGTCTACTTCAGCTTCAGCACCGACCACAAGGTGATCGGCATCCAGTATCTGGTGACCACCTTCTGCTTCTATCTGGTGGGCGGTTTGATGGCGATGTTGATTCGGGCGGAACTGGCGACGGCGAACCTCAATCTCGTCTCCCCCGCCACCTACAACGGCCTGTTTACCCTGCACGCGACGATCATGATTTTTTTGTGGGTGATCCCGGCCTCGGTCGGGATGGGCAACTATCTGGTGCCTCTGATGATCGGGGCGGAGGACATGGCCTTTCCGAGGCTGAACGCAGCGAGTTTCTGGATCATCCCGGTAGCGGGGCTGCTATTGCTGTCGAGCTATCTATTGCCTGGAGGACCGGCCCAATCCGGCTGGTGGTCCTACCCGCCTGTCAGTCTGCAGGCGGCTCCCGGTCTTTTGCCTGCAGGCGAACTGATCTGGATCGTGAGCGTCGTGCTTTTGGGCATCTCGTCGCTGCTGGCTGCCTTTAACCTGATGTCCACCATCCTTGCGATGCGGGTGGAGGGGATGACGCTGTTTCGGATGCCGGTGTTTGTCTGGAACATGCTGGTCGTCTCGATGATGACCCTGCTGGGGGTGCCGGTGCTCACCGCCGCTCTGGTATTGCTTGCCTTCGACCTGACGGCGGGAACGGGCTTTTTTAACCCGGCAAGAGGCGGCGATCCGCTCGTCTACCAGCACATGTTCTGGTTCTACTCGCACCCTGCTGTCTACATCATGTTCTTACCGGCGGCGGGAATGGTGAGCGAAATCCTGCCCACTTTCAGCCGCGAGCCGCTCTTTGGCTACCGGACGATCGTGATCTCCACAGTGGCGATCGCGGTGATCGGCTTTTCGGTCTGGGTGCATCACATGTTCGCCTCCGGTACCCCCGATTGGGTGCGTCTGTTCTTTATGGTCACCTCGATGACGATCGCCGTACCTACCGGTCTCAAAGTCTTCAACTGGATAGCGACGATGTGGCGAGGCCGGTTGTGGCTCACCGCACCGATGCTCTTTGCGATGGGCTTTGTGGTCATGTTCGTGATGGGCGGGGTGACCGGGATCATGCTTGCCACAGTACCGGTAGATATTCATGTCAGCAACACCTACTTCGTCGTTGCCCACCTGCACTACGTTTTGTTCGGGGCAAGCGTGCTCGGGTTGTACGCGGGTATCTACTACTGGTTTCCAAAGATGACGGGCCGGATCATGAGCGAAGCGCTGGGCAAGCTGCATTTCTGGCTGACGATCGCGGGGCTGAACCTGGCGTTTTTGCCGATGCACGCAGTCGGGCTGCTTGGGATGCCCCGGCGGGTGGCGGTGTATCTTCCTGAATTTCAGAACCTGAACGTGTTTATCAGCCTCGGGGGCTTTTTGCTGGGCATCTCGACGCTGCCTTTTATCTTCAACGCCGTCTTCAGCTGGCTGGTGGGCAAAGAAGCAGGGGACGATCCCTGGCGCTCCCACGGTCTGGAGTGGCTGACCAGCTCACCCCCGCCCGTCAAAAATTTCACCGCACCGCCAAAGATTACCGCTGGTCCCTACGAGTACGGCATCCTCGGCAAGGGGGCCGGTCCTGTCGATCCGTCCAGGTAA